The genomic interval GGCTAGCGACGATCCCGAACCAGGCGAACCGCCAGCTGCTTACTCGGCAGAAAGCGGCCATAGGTCCATCCATTCAGAAAATTGACTGAAAAATAGAATCTGCTGGCGACCCTGTTGGTCTGCCCGGTCCAGTAAGGCTCGCCCGATGTCCCCGGGAACATCTCGGCATCGATCATCGGTGTGCCACAGGATTGACAGACCAGCCCTTCGAGTTCTTCAAGATCAGGCAGACGCCAGCTGCCACCAAGCTGTTCGTTGGCCTGCTGGATTGCCTGTTCGATCTGTTCATGATCAAGCGTTATGACGTTGCCGGTACAGCCTGTCCCGTTCCAGACCTGACCAACCGA from Alphaproteobacteria bacterium LSUCC0719 carries:
- a CDS encoding DUF1566 domain-containing protein, encoding MRLAGLILCVGLWLPSSAAFAANFMARDHLVVDLRHGVEWLRCSVGQVWNGTGCTGNVITLDHEQIEQAIQQANEQLGGSWRLPDLEELEGLVCQSCGTPMIDAEMFPGTSGEPYWTGQTNRVASRFYFSVNFLNGWTYGRFLPSKQLAVRLVRDRR